In Malus sylvestris chromosome 2, drMalSylv7.2, whole genome shotgun sequence, the genomic stretch CATTCAATTGCTTTGTTTAACAGGAGAGGAATGAGAGGCTGTTCTACAAACTTCTCATTGATAATGTCGAGGAATTGCTCCCAATTGTCTACACTCCGACTGTTGGTGAGGCTTGCCAGAAATTCGGAAGCATCTTCAGGCGCCCTCAGGGTCTTTACATAAGTCTAAAAGAGAAGTACGAGTATTTGTTTACGCCGTGATTTTTCAGTTTTCTCAACAAGAAGTCCCAATAACATGAAAAACTCTTGAACATTATAGGGGTAAAGTTCTCGAGGTATTGAAGAACTGGCCTGTAAGGACTGTTCAAGTTATTGTTGTGACTGATGGTGAACGTATCCTGGGACTTGGTGACCTTGGTTGTCAGGTAAGGTAGCGGAGTGATGTTTTTTTCCCTTGAGTTATAAGCATTTTAGTAAAATAGCGATAGTGGAAAGTAACTTGGTGCACACCACATTGTTGAACATGCTTCAGGGGATGGGAATTCCTGTGGGGAAGTTGGCTTTGTACACGGCACTTGGAGGAGTTCGCCCCTCAATGGTAATTGTTTTCCTATTTACTAAATACTAATCATTGTTTACACTTCAACATGATAGGGTTGCATTGCAAATCATGGATATCATAGCatatttattcattttaatcaAGAATTCCGTGGACTTTTCTCTTCAGTGTTTGCCTGTAACAATTGATGTTGGGACAAACAATGAGAAGTTGCTGGATAATGAGTTTTACATTGGACTCAGACAAAAGAGGACAAGGGGAAAGGTTTACCTTACTCTAGTCTCTAGTTTACGTGTATGTTCCAGAATTATAAAGCTTAACTTAATGTGAGCGATTTTGATCGTACTTGCAGGAGTACGAGGATCTTTTAGAAGAGTTCATGAGTGCTGTCAAGCAGAACTATGGTGAAAAAGTTATTGTACAGGTTACTTCTTATGTTACATCATCTATTCACTGGATTTTTGGAGTATAAAATTTTCACATTTTCTGAGGTTGTCTAGTACCTTTATATTGAAATGTGCAGTTCGAAGATTTTGCAAACCACAATGCTTTTGAGCTGCTGGCCAAATATAGAGCATCTCATCTCGTCTTCAATGATGACATACAGGTACAAATTAGATAACTGACTGAGCTTGCACGACAGCCTTTAGGGTGTGTACACTTTGTTTCTTTCCGCTTTGAACCGTTGTCTCCTTGTTTCAGGGGACGGCATCTGTAGTTCTTGCAGGAGTTGTGGCAGCACTGAAGTTAATCGGTGGTTCCCTGTCTGAGCATAGGTTTTTGTTCCTTGGCGCTGGAGAAGTAAGAATTGTTATATATTTGTCGATTTTTATCTTTACTACATCAGATTGGTAGAGAACTAAGAGTAGTCCAACTCTACAGCATAATTCTCATTCCACTGTTACTTCGTGATTGTAGGCTGGTACCGGTATAGCAGAACTAATAGCTCTTGAGATCTCGAAAAGGGTATTAACTTTCTAAAATCATGTGCATGCCGCATGTCAATCCAGAGATGTAAAGAACTTCTAGTCACGGTTGATCAATGTTCTTCCTTCATTATttagttttcttcttctcttacaGACAAAAGTTCCTGTGGAAGAGACCCGTAAGAAGATCTGGCTTGTTGATTCAAAGGTGGGTAGCGTTCTCGATAAAGATTCTGACTGTCCCTTATCaatttttctagtttcctctCATACTTAACGCAGCACATGAATTGTCTTGCAGGGATTGATTGTTATCTCTCGTAAAGATTCTCTTCAACATTTTAAGCAGCCTTGGGCTCATGAGCATGAGCCTGTTGATAATCTTTTGGATGCTGTCAAGGTTCGAatcatatgatatatatatttttagtggATATATGTTAGTTCTATAATTCTAGGTTTTTGATCGTACATCCATACTTCATCAGGCAATTAAACCAACAGTTCTTATTGGATCGTCTGGTGTTGGAAGAACATTTACAAAGGAGGTGATTGAAGCAGTATCGTCCTTCAATGAGGTAATCCTCTCCTTTCTCTTACCCCTGTTCCGTGTCTATCTTCTTGTACGAGGCTTAACATGTTCAGCATCGATTTTATTGACATTAAGAAATGAATGCTGCAGAAACCTCTCATTTTGGCTCTTTCCAACCCAACATCACAATCTGAATGTACCGCTGAAGAAGCTTATACTTACAGTGAGGTATAATATTTACGCTTACCATTAATCTGTCGTTACTTGATTGAGGAATTATCTCGCAAAGTGAAACTAATTTCTCATTCATGATTCTTGTCCGGTTTCCATTACCAAGGGTCGTGCAATTTTTGCCAGCGGAAGTCCATTTGATCCTTTTGAGTACAAGGGCAAAGTTTTTGTTCCTGGCCAGGTAATGCAAAAGTAGCTTgtagtttgaactttgaagacCAAGTTTAAACATATTGGTTTGAGTATCAGTAACCGAGATTTTTTTTATCGTCCCAGTCCAACAATGCATACATTTTTCCTGGATTTGGTCTGGGTTTGGTTATCTCTGGAGCAATCCGTGTTCACGATGACATGCTTCTGGCAGCCTGTAAGTAGATGGCAAATTTATGA encodes the following:
- the LOC126596316 gene encoding NADP-dependent malic enzyme-like, which gives rise to MASKLTDPTVKIDPKSTVGGGVEDVYGEDTATEDQLITPWTYSVASGYSLLRDPQYNKGLAFTEKERDAHYLRGLLPPATISQQLQEKKLMNTIRQYQVPLQKYMALTELQERNERLFYKLLIDNVEELLPIVYTPTVGEACQKFGSIFRRPQGLYISLKEKGKVLEVLKNWPVRTVQVIVVTDGERILGLGDLGCQGMGIPVGKLALYTALGGVRPSMCLPVTIDVGTNNEKLLDNEFYIGLRQKRTRGKEYEDLLEEFMSAVKQNYGEKVIVQFEDFANHNAFELLAKYRASHLVFNDDIQGTASVVLAGVVAALKLIGGSLSEHRFLFLGAGEAGTGIAELIALEISKRTKVPVEETRKKIWLVDSKGLIVISRKDSLQHFKQPWAHEHEPVDNLLDAVKAIKPTVLIGSSGVGRTFTKEVIEAVSSFNEKPLILALSNPTSQSECTAEEAYTYSEGRAIFASGSPFDPFEYKGKVFVPGQSNNAYIFPGFGLGLVISGAIRVHDDMLLAASEALAGQVSEENFAQGLIYPPLSNIRKISAQVAANVAAKAYDLGVATRLPRPENLVKHAESCMYSPVYRNYR